A part of Silurus meridionalis isolate SWU-2019-XX chromosome 18, ASM1480568v1, whole genome shotgun sequence genomic DNA contains:
- the LOC124401146 gene encoding uncharacterized protein LOC124401146, translated as MVTDAEKIVLSHPLILHTSHQAAELYALTRACVLSADPDVTIYTDSCYAFGVAHDFGRIWQSRGFTAADGKPISHASLVQDLITACHLPRSLAIVKTRAHCSGDTDEVRGNSLADRMAKQAAASRPLPPDLSPAMVSVNTMISAVLPDMDLPSYRPQLLTLIAPSGQIRVVPVPQFWSMVGVVFAFHVIVRLFSSANFMVPLIADEEGIT; from the exons ATGGTAACTGATGCTGAGAAGATCGTTTTGTCCCATCCCCTGATTCtgcacacctcacatcag GCTGCTGAGCTATACGCCCTTACACGCGCCTGTGTCCTGTCTGCTGACCCTGATGTCACTATCTACACAGACTCATGCTATGCTTTTGGGGTTGCTCATGATTTCGGTAGGATTTGGCAATCTCGTGGCTTCACTGCCGCCGATGGTAAGCCCATTTCCCATGCATCACTGGTACAGGATCTAATAACTGCCTGTCACCTGCCACGTTCCTTGGCTATTGTTAAAACCAGGGCTCACTGTTCTGGTGACACGGACGAGGTCAGAGGTAACAGCCTCGCCGATCGCATGGCCAAACAAGCTGCAGCCTCACGCCCGCTGCCGCCAGACTTATCTCCAGCAATGGTGTCTGTTAATACCATGATCAGTGCTGTTTTACCTGACATGGATTTACCTTCCTACAGGCCTCAGCTACTGACGCTGATCGCGCCTTCTGGGCAAATCAGGGTTGTACCGGTTCCACAATTTTGGTCGATGGTCGGGGTCGTCTTTGCCTTCCACGTCATTGTACGCCTTTTCTCGTCCGCGAATTTCATGGTCCCACTCATCGCGGACGAAGAGGGTATTACATGA